The Nicotiana tomentosiformis chromosome 2, ASM39032v3, whole genome shotgun sequence genome includes the window TTATACACTCAAGCCAAAGAGCTCTCCGAGAGTGAGATGAGGTATTTATGTTTGCACCGTCTCTTCACCTGGGAGGGTGGTTGAAATCTGTGTGGTGACTTTTGACTCACAGCTTTCTATGCTGTCCAAATGGAGCTGCCTTATTTGTTATTTCTGAGGAACTCTTTGTTTGACACCTTGACTTGGAATATATACAACACTTTGTTTGTTCTTACATGTTATGTTTCATTCTGATACTTTATGTTTTCATTCTCAAACTTGAAATTCATTGCTTTCTCCTTACTGGCCTTTCGAGTGCAGTATATCCAACCAGTTGTTAGGCCAGCTGGATGCGATAATCCCCGCTGGAGGTGCTGGGCAACAGAGAAGAAGGATAGGTGTGTGTACTATGATTGATAGAACATAGCAATCATTGAATCTCTAGCGTTACGCTCTTTAAAGTTAAGACCTGGCTTACAACATCTTCAATTTTTGGATGTTGATTGTTCTTGTGGGACACACACAATACCTCACCAAAGTTCTCTTTGAAGTATTTTTATTTGTGCCTGTCTCTTCTAAAGAACTTGAATGGCAATTATAGCTTGAACTTGAGGTCCACGATAAATCAATCTTTAGAAGGACAATAGTGGCAGAATACTTTGGGATATTGAAGAAAATACGAGATTGTTCATAAATTAAGAGTcaagatttatttattttttccttatcaacaaaataaaataaaatcttgaCTGCTAATTAGATGACAGTGTTTTTTTGTCTTGTGGTATTACTAATTTGTTTAGGATTTAGATTCGGGTATTCCGCAGAAGTACAAGGTAGCATAACATCCAGTGACGTTTCTGGAAAACTTAATGGTTCCAAAATTCTCTAACTTCCCATATCTGCCTATATTAAATTGATCAATTGGTAAAAATATGAGATGTACCAAAAGGAGTGTAAAGCGAGACAAATATCAACTTGGTGGATAGCGACACCGTTGACAAAATAATAACCACACCCCCACATATAATGCTTTAGCTGTAGCCTTTATGCAAAGGAATACTTTAAAGCAAGTTATTATTGAGCCTAATGAATCAAACATCtattttatgaatttaaaaaatatgtTCTTGTTTAAATCTAAATTAATAGACTCAACTCTATTTCTGGTCATCAACTTCAGTTGTTTTCACCTTGATTAATGCATTTGGATCTACATGGATGACAGAAGGCAACGAGCAGAAAAAGAAGAGGATGAAAGGTGACTCTGACATTCCCAGGCTCTCTCCTTCAATGCGAAATCAGCAGGAGTTCTTTGCTAGCCTGAAGGGTGAACAAGTATGGATTTATTTTCATGGAAGTGAATAAGTTCTTTCGATATTTTATAATATCATTCAAGCACCTTTAGTATGTGAATGAGCTTTACTTTTGTGGTGGCAATAACATAGTTAAACCTTTTACCACTAGGTGGCTGCTAGGGTCGCGCAAGAGGATGGTGAAAAGGATGAGTGGGTCATTGTTAAAGTTACTCATTATGACAAAGAAACAAAAGAGTAAGTTTTGCGATAAAGCTTCATAGTGAATGGTTAATCTAGAGGACTGGATTTTAATGGGTTAGAGGGAGCatacttttaattatttaattatgtgTTCACCATGCTCCCTCACGTGTGCGGCCTGATTTTTTATTTAATGGGTCAAGTACGTGAATATTCTTTTTTGACTATGGATGGCGGTGAGATTCTAACCCCAGACGTCTACCTGCTATTTACATCTCATCTAAAGGCTTAAATTGTTAGAGAGAGcacatttttatttacttaattatgtcttcaacatGATCGTTTACATCTATAATTTGTGTTAACCTTGTATCTCTCCGTGCAGATTTGAAGTTCTAGATGAGGAGCCAGGTGAGGATGAGGAAGGTGGTGCCCAGAGGTAGCCTTACTATTGATCTTTGAACATTTGTTGATAGTTTTTGCCCATTTTCATTTGCTTGTGTGCTTCCTTTTGATTGTTTATGCATATCTTGGTTGTAAGTCCCTACTAGTTTGCTCATTGTTCCCTCAACCGTCAATATCCATGGATGCAAGCCTGAAACGTGTCTCTCAAATTGGCACTTGGAGTTTAGGGTCTATGATACCTGATATTATTCTCTAAACATAATATTGTCTGAATATGACCATGTGTGGTTTAGGACTAGGACCAAAAAGGTGTTGCAGGATGACTACTTATCAAATTGATGCAGGGAGACCTCTATGAAAGTTTATCTTGGTAGTTTGTGGAGCATTTAGCAGCCAATAATTGGGGAAGGGTGTGTGGGTGGGTGTGggtgtatgtgtgtgtgtctgAGTGAGTGAGTGTGTGTGcatgggatatatatatatatgaagtgaCTTATCAGGTACTTCCTAGGATCTAAGTGACAACTCCAACTTTATGTTATAGATGGAACTTCTCAAATTTACATAATGTAAGGCATTATCCCGTTACCTGATCTCAACTTCACAAAGACTCACTTTATTTATTAGATTTCCTACTTATATCCAGCTCTGGAATGATTAAATCTATTCCCTCCTTGATCGTTGTAGAGAGCATTGCATTCATGCGATGCTCAAGTGTCAAAACCCCCCTTTTTATCCATTGGATTATTGAATGCTTTCTATACTAAGAATGCACAAGAAGCACAGAGACTGGGGAATAGTAGGTAGAAGAATGAGGGAGATTAAGAGATTTTCTGACTCCTTCTGGGACCTCGATACAAATCAGTTTTAGTTGCCCACGAGACTAACAAATCACATTCATCAATTGGAGGAAAGAGGAAACTACAAAAGGAACAAAAAGGTATATTTTGTCCCATGGTGTGCCCTCACACAGAAAAAACTTACCTCACTTTTTGAGCTGCCAACTTTGAAGGAACAGCTCATTGAGGAATTTTAGTCACTTATATTTTCCCTCTTCTAGTACGTTGATGGATGATAGGGATCAATGAGATTTTGTCCTTTTCTGCTATTTGTTGGTGATTAGTTGTTGCCTGGTACACACTAGTAAGTAAGTCCATAAGTTACTCCTAGCTGTCCGGCAAGTTGCTGAAACTGCTTCCTAAGAATCTGTCCACAACACCTTCATGTAGGTATTTGTGATTAAGATTCTGCGACATCTCATATAGTCTAGACCTAATATTGCTACCGAAGAATTTGATGACTGATAACTATTACAGCATAACTGTGGCTTTTCACTCTTTGTACTTTGAAAGGCTGCTATTCAGCTAGTTATTTGATATCTAAGTGGCTTACAGCTTTTGCTTACTAAATGATTATTCGCCTTCTTACCGGAATTACTGGTTCTATTCTTTTGCCAATTACAGAAAGTACAAGCTACCCTGGTCACATATTATACCTTTTCCCAAGATGAGTGATCTTGCAACCACTCAAGAATTCCCTCCTGGAAAACAAGTTTTGGCAGTTTACCCAGGAACCACAGCTCTGTACAAAGCCACAGTAGTCCAGGCTCGCAAGGTACCACTATTTAGTTTTCTTTTGTCATAATTTATCAGGATTTTCTTTATTGAGCTATTCAGAATATCATTACTCAGGAATTGATTGGTTTTTTACTTACATTTGCATGTGATGGTCCCAATGCTATATCAATTTCCAGAGGAAGACCGACGAGTAAGTGATGTTCTTACCTGGCTTCTTAGAAATTAGTGATGAACTTAAGATTCTTTAGTACTCAATAATTGAGCAATGACTCCTGATTAAACAGAAAGTGGAATCAATTATCCCAATCTGTTTTGCAGTCATCGAGCTcaatatttcttttttcttctttcttgaaATTGACTGTTGCATTACCAAAAAAAATTGACCAATGAATCATGATCCTGTTTCATTGGCTTAATGTATTATGTTTCCCTTTTGCAGTTACACATTGGagtttgatgatgatgaggaagATGGGTCTCTACCTCAACGCTTGGTGCCCTTTAACCAGGTTGTTGCTCTTCCAGATGGTCATCGCCAGTGAAATATAGTTATTTATGACTCTTTAACACGTCCAGAGTTGCTAGATTTGGACCATCTGCTGTATGTATCTAGTCTTATAAGGGTGAGCTTTGGACCTATTCGCTTTTAGTTCGGGGCATTGCTACTTATCCAAAAAAAAACTTTTATCTTTGTCGTACAATGTATTTATCCAAAAAAATTGTTGTACGATTGTCTAGTATTGTAGTGTTCTTGCTGTACAGTAGTTGGACATGAAAGTAAAATCCTAGTATTTTGAGCTGTAAATTTGTACTCTGTTTATTAAGGTCCCTAAGCTTATCTGGAATGACTCTAAGGAGGAATGTCTGTCCCTTGTTACCCAATTCCTACAAGGGAGCTTGTCATCGGCTTTATATTAGAAACTTGATAGTTTCTTCTTCTGAATGATgggaaaaataaaggaaaaaaacttgttcttttcctttttaaactGAAAAGAACAAGTGATTTCACTTGATAGAAGTTAAACATAGATATAAAAACCACTAATTAAGATGCAGATTATAATACAACAGTCCTAATAATGAAGACGTTTATGACAAGCATGGGTAATGGGAATGGGAGGATCAGAGAAACTGCTGTTTAGTATCTGATTTGCAGTCCATTGATTAGCAGCTTGAGAGTAATGTACTCCATCCCAGCTTATGTAAATTGAAGGGTTGACACAAGCCCCTCCAAACACTTCTGCACCTCTCACTATTGCTTTCTGTCCACACCATACATGCGTGTTCCCTTCATGCAATCCACAGCATATTTTTTGGGGTTCCATGAAACCTGTTCAAAATTTTAATGCCTAAAGTCCTTGATCAAAAGATAAAGAAATGAATTGGGAATGTAATATGTACTAATGGCACCCAATTCCCAAGGGTGTCAGCCGAGTTGTCAGATTACGGTTCAAATCCCAACATGGACAAAAAGATGCTAGCTGATTTCTTCCCACCTGCCTAAGTCTTGGTAGACAGAGTTATCTGGTACCAGTGCTGACGAGAAATGGCAAGTACTTAGTGGAATAGTCTCGTTAAAAAATATATACGCTCTAAAATATACCTTGGCTGTTGGCATTGCTGATCAATTCATACTTGGCAGCATAGACATCTACATATGTTATAGCAGCATGCCCAAGCTCTGCCCTCAGTGTTCTTATCCTGGCTTTCAGCTGTCTATTGAACTCTAAGGCCATCTTATTCTGGCTCTTTAAGCATCCATAGTTATCAAGAACACCTGGTTTTGGATTTCTGAGGTATAATGTGGCTGTTGGCAAGCAACCAATTGGACCTGTGTTATGTATCCAAAATGCCCTCGCCCCTTGTTGATATAGACGCTGTTATAAATAATGAAACAAAGATAGCATTTTTCTTCATAATTAGTGCCTACATCACTACCTATGTTAAAAGAATTTAAGGTAAATAATTTTTACACTAACAATGTGGTTTTACATGATTAGTGTATAGAAGTTAAACTCAGGTTAAAATTGATAAAGTGCATATACCGTAACTGCTGCAGAGAACTGGTTTATTATGTCTGGTATGGCTGCCCGAAGTTGTATATTACTCATCTGGCGGAAACCAACAGCTAGGTCAGTTTGGCCTATGTCAAGTGTGTAGAGAGACTTTGAAAATTCGCGAGGACGAGGGAGTTTGTTCTTCTCTGACAAGTCTATCGCTGAGACATAGTTATAGTTGTATCAAATTAGCTTAAATGATGCAACTTGCTAGTAACAGGTCAGTGATTGAGTTGCATTAGTTTCCTTTTACCTTGTCTATAGAGCTCTTCAGTTCTGGCCTTGAAATGATGGAACTGCATAATTTGAACGTCCAGTGAAAAGGGGCTAATACCACTTTGGAATATAGTCTGGTTTTGCCTACGAATGGTGGATCCTCCTGTTGCAAAATTGGCTCCGTGCCTGAAATTCGAGCCAATGGAATCTAGATAGGCACTCAAGTAGGGTAGTCTCAGGTGCTCAGCTGCATAAAGAAACGTCCATAATCAATTAACTGCCCTGATTTTGTAAGTTTCAATATGAGTAATGATATTAATCGAGAAATCATTCAAATAGAGATTCTTTGCTCAAAGATATTTGTGTTACTCAAGTCGACATTTCTTGTTCCCACTTTGTCACCCACTTCTcgtcactactaaaaattcgctAAAATCCGACCAAATATTTCCGATCAACGTTGGTCGatcaaaaaaagcgaccaaaaccGTCAACTTCGACGGAAActggaatttttttttaatatttttttaaaactaaataccgaccaacgttggtcggtaaatcgGTCAAAgaattgacccagctggtcagacaagaaaatttggattaccgaccaacgttggccgataatctggacccaatttttaaaattttaataattattttattatttaaaatattttataatatttaagaatttatatttaaaattaccgaccaacgttggtcggttaatgcagggaaagcatttaccgaccaattttggtcgataattattattttctacaaaataaccgaccaaagttggtcggttattacgtcaacattggtcaaacttttgaatatatatatatatatatatatatatatattgtgtgtgtgtgtgtgtcaaaaatgtttagtattaattcttctatttttcattcattcatcactaataatgcatgacatagattaatcgatatatataggtatagccgtatatatataagaacacgaagcgctaggaccacaaggtcgggttcttttagggatagacttgggaagatactaattagtatatatactttatcatcaaatatatctatttgtaaattgattcatcgacttataacttacttagatgtatcgatgaatattaatcgatgattcatcaaaacgtctcgacctatatatcgattaatctatgtcatacATTATTaatgatgaacgaatgaaaaaagaagttattagcatcaattacaatatagtgtatgtgtgtgtgtgagagagaaattactcacatacttaattataacttagaaaatttacttagatagatgctattataatttattaaaagtaaatagt containing:
- the LOC104109904 gene encoding SAGA-associated factor 29 homolog A isoform X2 — its product is MSSPDIAEMLDKSKELDRLRKEQEEVLLEINKMHKKLQSTPEAVEKPGDNSLSKLKMLYTQAKELSESEMSISNQLLGQLDAIIPAGGAGQQRRRIEGNEQKKKRMKGDSDIPRLSPSMRNQQEFFASLKGEQVAARVAQEDGEKDEWVIVKVTHYDKETKEFEVLDEEPGEDEEGGAQRKYKLPWSHIIPFPKMSDLATTQEFPPGKQVLAVYPGTTALYKATVVQARKVPLFSFTLEFDDDEEDGSLPQRLVPFNQVVALPDGHRQ
- the LOC104109904 gene encoding SAGA-associated factor 29 homolog A isoform X1 encodes the protein MSSPDIAEMLDKSKELDRLRKEQEEVLLEINKMHKKLQSTPEAVEKPGDNSLSKLKMLYTQAKELSESEMSISNQLLGQLDAIIPAGGAGQQRRRIEGNEQKKKRMKGDSDIPRLSPSMRNQQEFFASLKGEQVAARVAQEDGEKDEWVIVKVTHYDKETKEFEVLDEEPGEDEEGGAQRKYKLPWSHIIPFPKMSDLATTQEFPPGKQVLAVYPGTTALYKATVVQARKRKTDDYTLEFDDDEEDGSLPQRLVPFNQVVALPDGHRQ
- the LOC104109904 gene encoding SAGA-associated factor 29 homolog A isoform X3, with translation MSSPDIAEMLDKSKELDRLRKEQEEVLLEINKMHKKLQSTPEAVEKPGDNSLSKLKMLYTQAKELSESEMSISNQLLGQLDAIIPAGGAGQQRRRIGNEQKKKRMKGDSDIPRLSPSMRNQQEFFASLKGEQVAARVAQEDGEKDEWVIVKVTHYDKETKEFEVLDEEPGEDEEGGAQRKYKLPWSHIIPFPKMSDLATTQEFPPGKQVLAVYPGTTALYKATVVQARKRKTDDYTLEFDDDEEDGSLPQRLVPFNQVVALPDGHRQ
- the LOC104109905 gene encoding GDSL esterase/lipase At5g14450, which encodes MSRREMECARVMLIGVIFSLVLAPLKSVATDSDKNISSSNLPPCNFPAIYDFGDSNSDTGGISAAFQAIQAPYGESFFHRPAGRLSDGRLLIDFIAEHLRLPYLSAYLDSIGSNFRHGANFATGGSTIRRQNQTIFQSGISPFSLDVQIMQFHHFKARTEELYRQAIDLSEKNKLPRPREFSKSLYTLDIGQTDLAVGFRQMSNIQLRAAIPDIINQFSAAVTRLYQQGARAFWIHNTGPIGCLPTATLYLRNPKPGVLDNYGCLKSQNKMALEFNRQLKARIRTLRAELGHAAITYVDVYAAKYELISNANSQGFMEPQKICCGLHEGNTHVWCGQKAIVRGAEVFGGACVNPSIYISWDGVHYSQAANQWTANQILNSSFSDPPIPITHACHKRLHY